In Desulfoferula mesophila, the genomic window GATGTCGTGCAACAGGGCTCCGGCCTCCACCGCCCGGCGGTTCAGCCCCAGGCCCGACTCGCTCAGCCAATCGGCCAGGCGCAGGGCCACCCCGCACACCACCAGGGAGTGCTCGCGGATGTTGTCCAGCATGGCGAACTCGTCCCACAGTTCGCGGATCTGGTCAACGGAGGGCAGGGGGGTGTCCGGGCGGAAGCCGAGGTAGGGCTCAGCCAAGGCGCACCTCGATCTTATCGGCCTCGCCGCTGCCCTTGAGCGAGGCCACGAAGCCGCGCAGCATGCCCGAGAGAATGGTGGCCACGAAGGCGTTCATGGGCAGCTCTTGGCCGTCCAAAAAGAGCTTGGCCGGCTCCGGGGGCGGGGTCACCGGCTTTACCGCGGCCAACAAGAAATCGGCCAGGGCCGTGGGGTCGTCGGCGTCCAGCACCGGCAGGCCCTCTTCGGTGCCCGCGCCGCCCCGCCGGGCCAGGGCCAGCAGCTTGCCCCCGGTGGGCAGCAGGGGCTTTTGACCCGGAGCCACCACCTCTATCTTGGGGATGGCCGCGGTCTTGAAGCCCTCGGCGATGGCCAGGTCCATGCCCGCCATGAGCCGGGCGGCCACGGCCCGGGGGCCCGCTCCGGCCAGGCCGGGGGCCTCCAGCCACACCCCGCCGGAATGGGACAAGGCCACCCGGCGCGCCCCGGCCTTTATCAGGCGGTCGCTGTCCTTGCCTTGCCATTCGGCCGGGGTGGCCACCGGTCCGCCGTGGCCGTGGTGCTTGAGCACCCCCACTTTGAGGCCGCGCCGGTTCAGCTCGGGCAACAGCTTTTCCACCAGGGTGGTCTTGCCGCTATTGCTGGCGCCGCAGATGCCGACTACCGGGATCATGAGGCTCCTAGGGCTTGGCGAAGGACTTGGCCTTCACCTTGTTGTTGAGGAATTGGATGGTGATGTTGCCGTGCTTGTCTTTCCACACCGCCGAGGTGCCCGAGAGCCCGCCCAGGCTGAAGCCCGAGCTTTCGGTGGGCTCGCCCAGGATCCCGATGACCTCCTCGCGGGTCATGTCGGTCTTGATCTTGTCGTAAGTGGCCTGGTCATAGCTGGTGCAGGCCACGCCCAGAAGCATGAGAGCGGCCAGGACCATCCACAGGGCCTTGCCAAATGGCGCTTTTCGCATGGTGTGGCTCCCACGGGAAGAGGAAGAATAATACCGCTTCGAACACCATTTTCAGCATAGCCCCAGGGGGGGCGGCGGTCAAGACGCGGGGCGGAATTGGGGGCTTAAGTAAGGCCCTCGCCTGGGTATTCGGCCGCCAGGCCAGGGGGGCGCCCGCCGCCCGCTTCCGCCGCTCTTGTGGCCGGGTGCGCTTTGTGCCAAGCTTTAGAAAAGCCCCTCTGACCAAGCACAACCCAAGTGAGGAAAGCCCATGTCCCGCATAGCCCTTGCCTGGCTTCTGGCCGCTGCCCTGACGCTGATTCCCCTGGCCGCTTCGGCGGGAGAGCTGGTGCTGGAAAACCGCGGCAGCGTGCCGGTCACCGTGACCGTCATCTCCCCCTGCGGCCAGAACGAGCTTTACCTGGTGCAGGTGGCGGCCCAGTCCTCCACCGGCTACAACACCCCCACCTGCCCCGGCGGCGCGGCCCAGGGGGGCAGCGTGGACCTGGCCGTTTTCGACAAGCGCACCACCGCGCCCGGCACCTTTGCCATGATGGCCGCGGCCAAGGCCACGGTGGGCCTGCCGGCCCGGGTCATCATCCAGCAGCAGAGCTGCGAGGAGTGCGACACGCCTTTCAAAATGAGTTGGGTGCCGCTCAACAACCAGTAGACCGCCTCACAACAACAGGAGCAGGCTCAGGGCCATGACCGCCATGCCCGCCACCAGGCCGTAGATGCATAGGTGGTGGTGGCCGTAGGCCTCGGCCGTGGGCAACAGCTCGTCCAGGGAGATGAACACCATGATTCCGGCCACCGCCGCGAACATCACCCCCATCAGGGCGGGGCTGAACAGATCGCGCAACAGCAGGTAGCCCACCAGGGCCCCGGCGGGCTCGGCCAAGCCAGAGAGGAAGGAATAGAAAAAGGCCTTCCCGCGGCTGCCGGTGGCGTAATAGATGGGCACGGCCACGGCCACCCCTTCGGGCACGTTGTGGATGGCGATGGCCACGGCGATGGCCAGGCCCAGGGCCGGGTCGGCCAGGGCGGCGGTGAAGGTGGCCAGGCCCTCGGGGAAGTTGTGGATGGCGATGGCCAGGGCGGTGAACAGGCCCATGCGCTTGAGGCGGTGGCCGCTCACCGGCTTTTGCACCTCTTCCACCCGGTGGGCCTCGTGGGGGTTGTCGGCCTCGGGCACCAGGCGGTCGATGAGCCCGATAAAGGCGATGCCCCCGAAAAAGGCCCCGGCCGTGGCCCAGGCCGCCGGACCCTCGCCCAAGGCCGAGGTCAGCTGGGCCTTGGCCTTGGCCAGCATCTCCACGAAGGACACGTAGACCATCACCCCGGCGGAAAAGCCCAGGGCCAGGGCCAAAAGCTGGGTGTTGGTGCGCCGGGCCAAGAGCACCGCGGCGCTGCCCAGCCCGGTGGCCAGGCCGGCCAGGATGGTCAGGGAAAAGGCCAGGGTCAGGTGTTCAAAGGGCAAGGCGCGCTCCGGGTGGGTGCCAAGTAGCTACGTAATACCCCAAACTCGTTGCTGATATAAGATATTACTGGGGCCTGGAACCTAGGGCAACATCTGGCGCAGAAACTTTTCCCGGTCGAAATTCCGTAAAAGCTCGCTCCACATTTTGAAAGACTCGGAGCCTGGTGCGAAACCGGACAAGAAGTTTTTCTTGGCTCGCTCGGCGTCGGGACCGCCCAGCATTAACTCGGCGTATACATAATTGACGTCATCGGTTTTTAGCCGGTCTTTATAATATTGGGCAACACTGCCATAGCACTCTTTGCATTCATGCTCCGGATAATTCAAACGCTCTTCAAGCATGCATTTGAAAAATTTAATGCTCACGAAGGAGGGTTTAATTTTTAGTATCTTGTCGCAATAATTCAAAGCGTTTTTGTACTCTCCCATCTGGGAATAGCAGATTGCGATATTGGATAATATGCTTAAATCAACAGGGGATATGGCTAGCGCGCGGCGAAGGAGGTCCAAAGCTCGGGCCAGCTTCGCCTGGTTTTTCTCCGCCAGGGAAATAATCTTGACCGCGCGCCATTCCAGACACCTAACGCCGTCTTTGGCTGGCTCTTGCTGGCACTTTCGATCCATGGGGCTCAGACGTTGGGGCTCGGCCGCGGCAGGGAGGGTCAATAATGAGAAAATCATGGCCAACGTAGTAACTATATAACTACAGCGTTCCAAAAAATCCCCCCGGCTAAGGAACCGCATCTAGCTTCCGAGACATTTGGCGCCATGGTATTGCACCTCCCTGAGATTATCAATGATCCTTTGGGATGGCCTGCCTACGGTGCAACATTTTGGGTTGTCACCTTTATCCGCCCCTCACCCGCCCCGATTTGCCCGGCGGCCCGCTTTGGCCTCATTATGTAAGTGCGGCGGCGGCCTTGCCCCGGGGGCGGCACTCTGCTAGAAAAGTGAGATACCCAACCAGCGGAGGCAGTCAATGAACCGCAAGATAATGCGCGCGCTCATCAGCGTGACCGACAAGGGGGGCGTGGCGGATTTCGCCAAGTCTCTGGCCGACATGGGCGTGACCATCATTTCCACCGGCGGCACCATGAAGGCCATTGCCGATGCCGGCGTGCCGGTGACCAAGGTCAGCGAGGTGACCGGCTTTCCCGAGATGCTCGACGGCCGGGTGAAGACCCTGCACCCGCGCATCCACGGCGGCATCCTGGCCCGGCGCGACGACAGCACCCACCGGGCTCAGTTGGCCGAGCACCACATAGCGCCCATCGACCTGGTGTGCGTGAACCTCTACGCCTTCGAGGCCACCGTGGCCAAGGAGGGCTGCACCTTTGAAGACGCCATCGAAAACATTGACATCGGCGGGCCCTGCCTGATCCGGGCCGCGGCCAAGAACTGCGCCGACGTCACCGTGGTCACCGACCCGGCCGACTACGCCACGGTCCTGGCCGAGATGCAGGAAAATGGCGGCGGCACCAGCCTGGCCACCCGCAAAAAGCTGGCGGCCAAGGCCTTCCGCCTGACCAACCGCTACGACGGAGCCATCGCCGACTATCTGGAGAAGCAGGTCTGAACGGCGAGGGATAACATAATTGCCAGGTCCGCCCAGGAGGAAACATGAAGCGTTTGTTTTTGGCATCGGCCATGTTGGCGGCTCTGGTCTTGGCCCTCTCCCTGCCCGTGGGGGCCAAGCCTCCGGGTGGGGTTCCCCCGGGCCAGGCCAAAAAGGGCGGCAACGGTAACGGCGACGTGAACATCGGGGTCAGTGTGGGCGGGGTCACGGTGACCACCGAAAGCGGCGGCAAGGGCAAGGGCGGCCCGCCCCCCTGGGCCCCGGCCCACGGCTATCGCGCCAAGCACCAATATCGTTACTGGCCCGGCTCCCAGGTGTATTTCGACAGCGGGCGCGGGATGTATTTTTATTATTCCGGCGGCTCCTGGCAGGCCGGAGTCAGCCTGCCCGGCGGCATTCACCTTTCGGGCGGCTACGTGAACCTGGACATGGACACGGCCAAGCCCTACAAGTGGCACAAGGACGTGATCCAGCGCTACCCGCCCAAGTAGGAGCTCGCTAAAAACCAGGACGTCCGGCGCGCGCGCGGGGCCGGGCGGCCGCAGCATTCGGGAATAGAAACGAAATGAAGGTACTGGTCATCGGCAGCGGCGGGCGGGAACACGCCCTGGTATGGAAGCTGGCCCAAAGCCCCCTGGTGGAGGATCTCTACTGCGCGCCGGGCAATCCGGGCATGACCGGCGAGGCCCAGTGCGTGGGCATCTCCGCCGACGACATCGCCGGGCTCAAGGCCTTTGCCTTGGACGAGGGCATCGACCTCACCGTGGTGGGCCCGGAGGCCCCCCTGGTGGCGGGCATCGCCGACGAGTTCGCGGCCGCCGGGCTGGCCGTGGCCGGGCCCAGCGCCTACGCCGCCCAGCTGGAAGGCTCCAAGTCCTTTGCCAAGGACGCCATGACCCGTTTCGGGGTGCCCACCGCCGGCTACGCGGTGTTCACCGACCCCGCCGAGGCCAAGGCCTACGTGCGCGCCGCCGAGCGGCCCCTGGTGGTCAAGGCCGACGGCCTGGCCGCGGGCAAGGGGGT contains:
- the mobB gene encoding molybdopterin-guanine dinucleotide biosynthesis protein B — its product is MIPVVGICGASNSGKTTLVEKLLPELNRRGLKVGVLKHHGHGGPVATPAEWQGKDSDRLIKAGARRVALSHSGGVWLEAPGLAGAGPRAVAARLMAGMDLAIAEGFKTAAIPKIEVVAPGQKPLLPTGGKLLALARRGGAGTEEGLPVLDADDPTALADFLLAAVKPVTPPPEPAKLFLDGQELPMNAFVATILSGMLRGFVASLKGSGEADKIEVRLG
- the zupT gene encoding zinc transporter ZupT → MPFEHLTLAFSLTILAGLATGLGSAAVLLARRTNTQLLALALGFSAGVMVYVSFVEMLAKAKAQLTSALGEGPAAWATAGAFFGGIAFIGLIDRLVPEADNPHEAHRVEEVQKPVSGHRLKRMGLFTALAIAIHNFPEGLATFTAALADPALGLAIAVAIAIHNVPEGVAVAVPIYYATGSRGKAFFYSFLSGLAEPAGALVGYLLLRDLFSPALMGVMFAAVAGIMVFISLDELLPTAEAYGHHHLCIYGLVAGMAVMALSLLLLL
- a CDS encoding tetratricopeptide repeat protein, which encodes MIFSLLTLPAAAEPQRLSPMDRKCQQEPAKDGVRCLEWRAVKIISLAEKNQAKLARALDLLRRALAISPVDLSILSNIAICYSQMGEYKNALNYCDKILKIKPSFVSIKFFKCMLEERLNYPEHECKECYGSVAQYYKDRLKTDDVNYVYAELMLGGPDAERAKKNFLSGFAPGSESFKMWSELLRNFDREKFLRQMLP